The Urbifossiella limnaea nucleotide sequence ATGCGGTTCAGGCCGGCCACGTCCACCACCGAGTGCATCATCGTCACGTCGCGGGTGCCGACGAACGGCGCCACCTGACCGCTCGCCAGCGTGCTGACGACGAGCTTCGGCACGCCCACCGGCAGCGCCCGCATCGCCGCCGCGGCGATCGTCGTTCCGGCGGAGCCACCGAGGCCCAACACGCCGGACAGCTTGCCGTCGCGGTGAAGCTGCACCGCCAATTTGGCCGCCCCGGTCGCCGCTAACGTGACGGCGCGGCCGCGGTCGCCGGCGGCCTTCACTTCGGCGGGGTCGGCACCCGCCGCCGCGAAGACGGCCTCCCGCGTAATGTCCGAGGCGAACGCCGGCGGGCCGAGGACGCCCGCGTCCAGAACGGTGACGGACACGCCGGCTGCGAGTAGTCGGTCGCGGACGAACGCGGTCTCGGCGCCCTTCGTGTCGAGGGTGCCGATCAGGAGGACGGGCATGCGGCGACCCCGGGGAGAATTGTGAGTTATGCTACGGCAATACCCGGTCGCCCAGCCAGAGCCTCCCGCGCGCCATGCACCCGCTGCTCAAACGGCTTCTCACTAACAGCCTGATCGCCGGCTCGCTCCTGGCCGTGATGGGCGTCGGCCTCACCGAGCTGGCACGGATGTGGCTCATCGCCCAGGCACCCGCCCGCGCCGACCCGAACGCCCCCGCCACCCCGGCCGAAGCCGGCACGGACGTGGTCAGCTACCGCATCCCGCTGATGATGGCGACCTACGGGGTCGGCTTCGTCGTGCTCGCCGAGCTGTTCCTGTGGTACGTGCTGAAGCGGCGCCCGAAGCCGCCGGCAGCGCCCGCGCCGCCGCCGCCCGGCCCGGACCCGGCCGAGCAGCTGCTTGAACAGCTGATGCGTGAGGCCGAGGCGAAACAGGCCGCGGCACACTCTACCCCTTCGGAGCCGGTCCCGGAGAATAGCCGAGTCACCCCGACCCTCGGGTAACCCGGGACGCTCTACATGTTCACCCGCGACGAATGCCTGGCCCGCCTGCGGGCGCAGGTGGCCGCCGGCCGGCCGATCATCGGCGGCGGCGCCGGCACCGGCATCTCCGCGAAGTGTGCCGAGCTCGGCGGCATCGACCTCATCATCATCTACAACTCGGGCCGGTTCCGCATGGCCGGCCGCGGCAGCCTCGCCGGCATGATGCCCTACGGCGACGCGAACGCCGTCGTGATGGACATGGCCCGCGAGGTGCTGCCGGTGGTCGAGCGCACGCCCGTGCTCGCCGGCGTGTGCGGCACCGACCCGTTCCGAATCATGCGGAACTTCCTGCGAGACGTGAAGGACGCCGGGTTCAGCGGCGTGCAGAACTTCCCGACGGTCGGCCTGATCGACGGCACCTTCCGCGCCGGCCTGGAAGACACCGGCATGGGCTACGGCAAGGAGGTGGACATGGTGAAGCTGGCCCGCGACATGGGCCTGCTGACGTGCCCCTACGTCTTCACCCCGGAGGAGGCAGTGGCGATGACCCGTGCCGGCGCCGACGTACTCATTCCGCACATGGGCCTGACCACGAAGGGGACAATCGGCGCGAAATCGGCGCTGACGCTGGAGGAGTCGGCGAAGCGGGTGCAGGAGCTAGCCGACGCCGCGCACGCAGAGCGCGCCGACGTGCTGGTGCTGTGCCACGGCGGCCCGATCAGCGAGCCGGCGGACGTGCGCTACGTGTTGGACAACACCCGCGGGATTGTCGGCTTCTTCGGCGCGTCGAGCGTGGAGCGGCTGCCGACGGAGGTGGCCATCACCGGCTGCGTGCGCGAGTTTAAGGGGCTCAAGTTGTGAGCCGGCTTACTTCGCGTCCACGTCCGTGAACGGAACCGGTAGCAGAAAGGCGTGCTGCTCGTAGAGGCTGCTGACGCCGTGCCAGCCGATGTGCTGCGACGTGAAGACCACGCCCACGTAGGCGACCACGACCGGCAGCACGACCAGGCGGCCGAGCCAGCGGAACACGAAGTGCCGCGGCTCGTCGCGCCGGCCGGCGCGGGCGTAGGCCCAGCCCGTCACCAGCCGGGCGGGGAACATGAACGCCAGGAATACGAACCCTTCCAGGAAGATCAGGTCGCGCGGGATGGCCTCGATCTTCAGCAGGTACAGCGGGCTCGCGGCCAGCAGTTGCACCCAGACGGCGAACGCGAACGCCAGCGGCGCCCGGCCGAAGTCGCGGCGCACACTCAGCCACTCGCGGTAGGCGCGGAGTTGGTTGTCGCGCGCGAACCGGGCCTGCAACTGCGGCAGGTACAGCACCACGATCCCGAGCAGCCCCGCTCCCAAGATGCCGAGCAGCGGCAGGCGGTGCCCCGAACCCAGCAGTGCTAGCGGCACCACCAGCCACAGGAACGCCCCAAGGTAGCCGCGCACGCCGAGGCTGAAGTAGTGCCGCAACCGGAGCCGCACGAGCGATCCCCACAGCCGGTCGCGGCAGTCGCTGTACAGGCTGCCCCGCATCAGCTTTAGCCCGAGCCACGGGATGTTCAGCGGGTGGAGGAAGTGCCGCAGCCGCCCGCCGCGGACGAGCGCCCCGGCGACGTGCAGCACGTACACCGCCATCAGCGCCAGTAGTAGCCCTTCCCACAGCCGGACCGGGGTGCCAGCGGGGTCGATGATCCGCGCCGACTCGGCGATTCCCGACACGACGTACAGTGGCACCCACAGTACGCCTGCGCCGAGCGCGGCGCCTCCGAGCCGGGCAGCGGTGCGGACGCCGATGAGGCCGTCACGCAGCCGGCCGGTGCGGGCGACGCGGCCGGTCACTTCGAGGAGGTAGCCGAGGACCAGCACCTGCCCGAGCGGCACGGCCGTGAGCAGCGCCAAACCCAGCGTTAACGTGGCGGCCCCGAACAGCCACTCGGCGACCCGGCCGACCACCCCGAGCGGGTTCGGCGGCTCCGGGGCGACGGCCGCGTCGAACACGTCGAGTTCGGCGTCGAACACCTCGCGGTGGAGCGGGATCGGCTTGAGAGCGGCGACGCGCGTCATGAACGGGGATACCCGCGGGGACCGGGCCGGGTTTCGGCGCGAAACCGCCGGCCCCGCCCCGTGGTACAGTTCACCGTCACCTGTCCCGCGGAGCCGCGCCGATGTGGGCCAAGCACCTGATCCTCCCCGCGGCTGTCGTGGTCGCCCTCCTCGCGCTCCGGGCCAGCCTGTTCCCGCTCGACTCGAAGGCGCGCCAGATCGCCTTCGACCCCGGCCCCGCCGCGGGCGACGATTTCTCCGCCGTGGTCGCCCGGGTGGACGAGGCGTTTCACCAGGACTGGGCCGAGAAGGGGCTCAGCGCCGCCCCCCGTGCCGCCGACCTGCTCGTCGCCCGCCGGCTGTCGCTCGGCCTCACCGGCACCGTGCCGTCGCTCGAGGAAATCCGCCAGTTCGAGGAGCAGCCCGGCGCCGGCCGGCTGGAGGGCTGGACGAACCACCTGCTGCACGACCGCCGCTTCGCCGACTACTTCGCGGAGCGGCTGTCGCGCGCCTACCTCGGCAGCGAGGAGGGGCCGCTCGTCGTTTACCGCAAGCGCCGCTTCCTGGCCTGGCTGTCCGACCAACTGCTCGCAAACCGCCCCTACGGCGAGGCCGTCCGCGACATGATCGCCAGCAGCGGCCTGAACACGTCCACGCCGGCCGTCAACTTCATCGCCGCGGCCTACGACGAGGGGAAGGAGAAGGCCGACCCCGAGAAGCTCGCCATCCGCGTGTCGCGGGCGTTCCTCGGCCTGCGGCTCGACTGCGCCCAGTGCCACGACCACTTCCTCGAACCGAGCTGGAAGCAGACCGACTTCCAGGCGCTGGCCGCGTTCTTCGGCCAGACGCGGCAGATCGTCACGAACGTGACAGACGGCGACGGCGAGTACCGCTTCCAGGACCGCGTCAACGGCGGGACCGTCGCCATCGAGCCGGCGGTGCCGTTCCTGCCGGAACTGATCCCGGCCGAGGGCACGCGCCGCGAGAAGCTGGCCGGCTGGCTGACGGACCGTCGCAACCCGCACTTCGCCCGGGCTGCGGTGAACCGCGTGTGGGCGATGCTGTTCGGCCGGCCGCTGCGGGCGAAGGTGGAGGCCCAGACGCTCGACGACCCTGCCCCCGCGGCCCTGGACATTCTGGCCGCCGACTTCGCCGCCCACGGCCACGACCTCCGCCGGCTGATTCTGCTGATCGCGTCCACCGAGGTGTTTCGCCTCGACAGCACTTCGCCGGACGAGGTGACGGACGAGCACGAGAAGGTGTGGGCGGCGTTCCCGCTGACGCGGCTGCGGCCCGAGCAGGTGATCGGCGGCGTGTTGCAGGCGGCATCGGTGAAGACAATCGACCGCAACTCGCACGTCCTGGTCCGGCTGATCCGGTACGCCTCGGAGCGCGACTTCGTGCAGCGCTACGGCGACCCCGACGACGACGACTCCGCCCAGGCGCCGGGGACGCTGCCGCAGCGGTTGCTGCTGATGAACGGCGAACTGGTGGACAAGCAGGCCCGCGACGACCTGGTGAACGCCTCCGCCCGCATCGCCCTGCTGGCGCCGACGGACGAGGCCGCGGTAGAGACGGCGTACCTGTCGGTGCTGACGCGCCGGCCGACGGGCCGCGAGCTGTCACACTTCTCGGCACAGTTGTCCGGCCTGACCGGCGGGGCGCGTCAGAGGCGGCTCGCGGACCTGTTCTGGGTGTTGTTCAACAGCACGGAATTGAGTTACAACCACTGACCGTGGGCCGGTCTGAAACTCGGCCCCCGGGTGAGAACCCGGGGGCCGCGTCGTTCGTCACTGTACGGCACTACATCGGCGGCGGGTTGTGGCGGTCGTAGCCGCCGTGGCGGGTGTACACCGCGCGGGCGTGGTCGTGGCGGTCACCGGCGTCCACCGTCACCACGTACCGGCCGGCCTTCACCTCGCCCTCGTAGTACTTCGCGTCCTCCTCCGGGATGCCCCAGCCGATCAGCGCCCCAGCGACGCCGCCTGCCGCCGCCCCGGCCCCGGCGCTGATCAGCGCCGCCGCCAGCGGGCCGACCGCCAGGATCGGGCCGATCACCGGGATCACCCCGAACGTCACCGCCAGCGAGCCAAGGGCCAGCGCCCCCGCCCCCGCCGCGGCGCCGATGGCGGCGCCCTCGGCCGCGTTCGTGTCGCCGTCGGCGCCGGTGCGCACCGCGTTGCCCCGCGCGTCGCGGGCCACCAGCCCGATCTGATCGTCGCGGTACCCGGCCGCCCGCAGGTCGGCGACCGCCCGCTCGGCCGCGTCGCGGCTCTGGAACACGCCGACCGTCGTGGCGTGCGATGTTGCCGTTGCCATGGTGTGTCCTCCCTCGGAGAGAAAGCCCCGCCGGCCATCGGGCCAGCAGCTCGGCCCCACACGAAAAGCAGCTTCGATGCCAACGCGGTGGGCGAAACCGGGTCACTTGCCGCGAGGTATGATGGGGCAGCCCTCGACCCCGGACGCGACATGATTCCCACCTGCCACAGCCGGTCACACACCCGCCGGGCGTTCCTCGGCGGGCTCGGGCTGTCGTGGCTCACACCGCTCGCGACGGCGCTGGCGCAGGACGCGGGAGCGACCCGCCGCCCGGCCAGGTCGGTCGTCGTGCTGTGGATGGGCGGCGGGCCCAGTCAGCTCGAAACGTTCGACCCGAAGCCCGGCACGAACATCGCCGGCGGCACGGGGGCGATCCCCACCGCGACCCGCGGCGTGCAGCTCGCTCCCGGCCTGGAACAACTCGCCGACCTGATGGGCGACGTGGCGCTGGTCCGCTCGCTGGTCAGCCCGGAGGGCGACCACGAGCGCGGCACGTACCTCCTGAAGACCGGCTTCCGCCCCGACCCGACCGTGGTCCACCCGTCGCTCGGGGCGATCGTGTGCCACGACCTGCCGGCCGGGACGGTGGACATCCCGCGCCACGTGTCGATCCTGCCGGGGCAGTGGCCGGCCCGCGGCGGCATGCTCGGCGCCCGGTACGACGCCTTCAAGGTGTTCGACCCCGCGGAGAAGGTGCCGGACGTGACCCCGCGGGTGAGCACCGACCGGTTCGACGGCCGGCTCGCCGACCTGGACGTGGTCGAAGGCGTGTTCGCCGCGGGCCGCGGAGCTCGCGCCGGCAACACCGGCCATCGCGACGCCCTGGAGCGCGCCCGCCGACTGATGAGTTCCGAGCAGCTGGCCGCGTTCGACGTGTCGCGCGAGCCGCTGGCCGTGCGCCGCGAGTACGGCGAGACGCCGTTCGGCCGCGGCTGCCTCGCCGCCCGCCGGCTGCTCGACGCCGGCGTGCGGTGCGTCGAGGTGACGCTCGACGGGTGGGACAGCCACGCCAACAACCACGCGATCTGTTCGCGCCTCGTCGGCGTGCTCGACCCGGCGTTCGCGGCACTACTCCGCGACCTGAAGCGGCGCGACACGCTGAAAGACACGGTGGTTTTGTGCGTCGGCGAGTTCGGCCGGACGCCGGTCGTGAACCCGCTCGGCGGCCGGGACCACTGGCCGCACGGGTTCAGCGCTGCGGTCGCCGGCGGGGGTTTGCGCGGGGGCGTCGTGGTCGGCGAGACGGACCCCAGCGGCGGACGGCAGCCGGCCGATCCGACGCCGGTGTCGAACCTTCACGCGACCGTCCTCCAGGCCGTCGGGATCGATCACTTGCGGTCTCTCCGCTCGCCGATCGGACGCACCTTCCCGCGCAGCGACGGCACACCGCTGAGGGTGCTCTTGGGATAATCCGACGGAGGCGTCCGAATTCTCACCCGGTGCCGCCTTCCCCGCGGTCGTGCGTCGGCTACAATGTCGACATACTCTCCCGGCCGCCGTGCGGATGTTCGCAGCGTCTTCATCGGAACTTCGCGCAGGCCCCGGCACACAGGAATAGGATTACGTGCGACGCGGGCGCCCGTCGGCCCGCCACTCTGACGTACCGCCGGGGGCTCAGCCGCCCGGCCCCCGACGGGGAAACGTGTTTCGGAACCGACCGGCTCGGACCAACCGAACGCCCGTTTTCATCCAGGGGAGCTCACATGCCTCGCACGCGGACGCACGCCCGCGCCTTCACGCTGATCGAACTGCTCGTCGTCATCGCCATCATCGCCATCCTCATCGGGCTTCTACTGCCGGCCGTGCAGAAGGTGCGGGAGGCCGCGGCCCGCGCCAAGTGCCAGAACAACCTGAAGCAACTCGGCCTGGCCGCGCACGGCATGCACGACACCCGCGGCGGTCTGCCGCCGTCGAGCGTCAACAACCCCGGCGCGACCGACCGGCCGCGGCTCGGCGAGTTCCAGAAGGTCGGCACGGCCGGCACCAGCGGGGCCGACTTCGCCAAGCACTGCTTCCTGGCCATCCTCCTGCCGCACATCGAGCAGGGGAACGTCCTTCAGGCCAGCGGCGTGAGCTACAACTTCAAGCTGGACTGGTACGACGTGAACAACCGGACCGCGTGCGCGACCCGCATCCCGACGTTCGAGTGCCCCACGGTACCGTTCGAGCACAAGATCGACCCGATCCTGGAGCCGGCCGTCTACGGCAGCGGCTGGGTGCCGGCGACGAGCGACTACATGGCCGTGAACCGCGGCAACTCGAACTCGAGCGGCGCGGTGTGGAACGCGATCTTCAACGACACCAGCTACCCCGGCCCCGACGGCATCAAGGGCGTGCTGTCGACCAACTCGTACACCCCGTTCGCGGCGGTGCTCGACGGGCTGAGCAACACGATCATGCTGGCCGAGGCGGGCGCCCGGCCGCAGAACTGGCGCGGCAAGGCCCGCGCGGCCGACGTGACGTACATGAACGGCGCTTGGGGCCACCATACCAACGACATCGCCGTGGACGGCTCCACCGCCGCGCCGAACTACAGCACTCTCAACTCCGCCGCCGCCGTGCCGACGGCCTGTGTCATCAACTGCAGCAACCAGGGCGAGATTTACGCCTTCCACACCGGCGGGTCGAACGTGTGCATGGGCGACGGGTCGGTCCGGTTCATCCGCGAGAGCATGTCGCTCGCGACGCTCCAGGCGCTGTGCGCCCGGGCCGACGGCAAGCCGATCCCCGGCGACTGGTAAGCTAAGCGGCTTTTGGCACTCACGAAGCCCACCCGTTGCGACGGGTGGGCTTTTTCGTATTCAGCGCTCGGTCGGACCGGTCAGCAGGTCGGTGCGGCGGTACCCGGCGGCGGCGATCGCTTCGCGCACTTTGGCGACGTTGAACGTGGCCCGGTCGGCGACGGTGAACTTCACCTGCCGGGTGCGGCGGTCGGCCTGGATGGAGTCGGCCCGCACGCCCGTGACGCGGGCCAAGGCCGCAGCCACCTTCTCGGGGCAGCTGGCGCACGTCATCGCCGGCACGTAGATCACGACCTGATTCGGCCCGTCGGTCGGCACCGGTCGCGGCGGCGGCTCGACACTCCGCGCTTCGACCCCGACGACCGCGACCGCCGCCGGCACGCCCCACCACACGCTCATCGGTCGGCCCTCCACCCCGGTTCGCGCCATTGTAGCCCGCCCGGCGGCAGGCCGGGGCGATATCATGGGGATAGGCACAAGCCGACCCCACGCCTCGCGCTCTCCCGGAGCCCCCGCCGATGCCCGCGCCGATGACGATGACCGAGAAGATCCTGGCGAAGGCCGCCGACCGGCCGGCCGTCGCCCCGGGCGAGAACGTCTGGGTGGACGTGGACGTACTCATGACGCACGACGTGTGCGGCCCCGGCACCATCGGCGTGTTCCACAAGCACTTCGGCCGCGACGCCAAGG carries:
- a CDS encoding phosphoenolpyruvate hydrolase family protein, which translates into the protein MFTRDECLARLRAQVAAGRPIIGGGAGTGISAKCAELGGIDLIIIYNSGRFRMAGRGSLAGMMPYGDANAVVMDMAREVLPVVERTPVLAGVCGTDPFRIMRNFLRDVKDAGFSGVQNFPTVGLIDGTFRAGLEDTGMGYGKEVDMVKLARDMGLLTCPYVFTPEEAVAMTRAGADVLIPHMGLTTKGTIGAKSALTLEESAKRVQELADAAHAERADVLVLCHGGPISEPADVRYVLDNTRGIVGFFGASSVERLPTEVAITGCVREFKGLKL
- a CDS encoding DUF1549 domain-containing protein, which codes for MWAKHLILPAAVVVALLALRASLFPLDSKARQIAFDPGPAAGDDFSAVVARVDEAFHQDWAEKGLSAAPRAADLLVARRLSLGLTGTVPSLEEIRQFEEQPGAGRLEGWTNHLLHDRRFADYFAERLSRAYLGSEEGPLVVYRKRRFLAWLSDQLLANRPYGEAVRDMIASSGLNTSTPAVNFIAAAYDEGKEKADPEKLAIRVSRAFLGLRLDCAQCHDHFLEPSWKQTDFQALAAFFGQTRQIVTNVTDGDGEYRFQDRVNGGTVAIEPAVPFLPELIPAEGTRREKLAGWLTDRRNPHFARAAVNRVWAMLFGRPLRAKVEAQTLDDPAPAALDILAADFAAHGHDLRRLILLIASTEVFRLDSTSPDEVTDEHEKVWAAFPLTRLRPEQVIGGVLQAASVKTIDRNSHVLVRLIRYASERDFVQRYGDPDDDDSAQAPGTLPQRLLLMNGELVDKQARDDLVNASARIALLAPTDEAAVETAYLSVLTRRPTGRELSHFSAQLSGLTGGARQRRLADLFWVLFNSTELSYNH
- a CDS encoding general stress protein; the encoded protein is MATATSHATTVGVFQSRDAAERAVADLRAAGYRDDQIGLVARDARGNAVRTGADGDTNAAEGAAIGAAAGAGALALGSLAVTFGVIPVIGPILAVGPLAAALISAGAGAAAGGVAGALIGWGIPEEDAKYYEGEVKAGRYVVTVDAGDRHDHARAVYTRHGGYDRHNPPPM
- a CDS encoding DUF1501 domain-containing protein: MIPTCHSRSHTRRAFLGGLGLSWLTPLATALAQDAGATRRPARSVVVLWMGGGPSQLETFDPKPGTNIAGGTGAIPTATRGVQLAPGLEQLADLMGDVALVRSLVSPEGDHERGTYLLKTGFRPDPTVVHPSLGAIVCHDLPAGTVDIPRHVSILPGQWPARGGMLGARYDAFKVFDPAEKVPDVTPRVSTDRFDGRLADLDVVEGVFAAGRGARAGNTGHRDALERARRLMSSEQLAAFDVSREPLAVRREYGETPFGRGCLAARRLLDAGVRCVEVTLDGWDSHANNHAICSRLVGVLDPAFAALLRDLKRRDTLKDTVVLCVGEFGRTPVVNPLGGRDHWPHGFSAAVAGGGLRGGVVVGETDPSGGRQPADPTPVSNLHATVLQAVGIDHLRSLRSPIGRTFPRSDGTPLRVLLG
- a CDS encoding DUF1559 domain-containing protein → MPRTRTHARAFTLIELLVVIAIIAILIGLLLPAVQKVREAAARAKCQNNLKQLGLAAHGMHDTRGGLPPSSVNNPGATDRPRLGEFQKVGTAGTSGADFAKHCFLAILLPHIEQGNVLQASGVSYNFKLDWYDVNNRTACATRIPTFECPTVPFEHKIDPILEPAVYGSGWVPATSDYMAVNRGNSNSSGAVWNAIFNDTSYPGPDGIKGVLSTNSYTPFAAVLDGLSNTIMLAEAGARPQNWRGKARAADVTYMNGAWGHHTNDIAVDGSTAAPNYSTLNSAAAVPTACVINCSNQGEIYAFHTGGSNVCMGDGSVRFIRESMSLATLQALCARADGKPIPGDW
- a CDS encoding heavy-metal-associated domain-containing protein — its product is MSVWWGVPAAVAVVGVEARSVEPPPRPVPTDGPNQVVIYVPAMTCASCPEKVAAALARVTGVRADSIQADRRTRQVKFTVADRATFNVAKVREAIAAAGYRRTDLLTGPTER